A window from Deltaproteobacteria bacterium encodes these proteins:
- a CDS encoding aminotransferase class I/II-fold pyridoxal phosphate-dependent enzyme yields the protein MDFPALTRTGAMEFFSGFGKTIHNPQGILYWTGKARAKARINATIGSARGRESTVYPDGGDREITLCAPLIHSFFNGLETEEIFPYTPEAGTPAFRSAWRKWILARAGDQSGRLERQLHPPVLTPGITAAISIAARMFVDPGRCIITADRRWENYDHVLGQNLGIRIADFPLYEAGDLNVAGLVAAIRKVWLEQDNAVVLLNFPNNPTGFCPSAAAGGRLVEALDGLAEGTAKRLVVLFDDAYESYVYDPAAMQSSLFYLCRPRSNLLPVKLDGVTKELLWYGARAGAITLACPDEWLSEDDAEAVAAELDNKFSGVNRGLFSNNSTVTQAVATRAMEQMERLMVERQRTFELLEQRYRTLKDELGRMETDLVTVEPFQGGFFCFITLRPESGLRATDVANHLLDEHGVGTVPFDTDSMNGLRIAFCSVESADLPELCRRLSQTVNELAERRQAHGQA from the coding sequence ATGGATTTTCCCGCGTTGACCCGGACCGGAGCCATGGAGTTCTTCTCCGGGTTCGGCAAGACGATCCACAACCCGCAGGGCATTCTCTACTGGACCGGCAAGGCCAGGGCCAAGGCGCGCATCAACGCCACCATCGGCTCGGCCCGGGGACGGGAAAGCACGGTGTACCCCGACGGCGGCGACCGCGAGATCACCCTTTGCGCGCCCCTGATCCACTCCTTTTTCAACGGGCTGGAAACCGAGGAGATCTTTCCGTACACGCCGGAAGCGGGCACCCCCGCTTTCCGCTCGGCATGGAGGAAGTGGATCCTGGCGCGGGCGGGCGACCAGTCCGGGAGGCTGGAACGGCAACTGCATCCGCCGGTCCTGACCCCCGGGATCACCGCCGCCATCAGCATCGCCGCGCGGATGTTCGTGGACCCGGGCCGGTGCATCATCACGGCCGACCGGCGCTGGGAGAACTACGACCACGTGCTCGGACAGAACCTCGGCATCCGCATCGCCGACTTCCCGCTGTACGAGGCCGGCGACCTGAACGTCGCCGGCCTCGTCGCGGCCATCCGGAAGGTATGGCTCGAGCAGGACAACGCCGTGGTGCTGCTGAACTTCCCCAACAACCCCACGGGCTTCTGCCCGTCCGCCGCAGCCGGCGGGCGGCTGGTGGAGGCGCTGGACGGACTCGCGGAGGGGACCGCGAAGCGGCTGGTGGTGCTGTTCGACGACGCCTACGAGAGCTACGTCTACGACCCCGCCGCCATGCAGTCGTCGCTGTTCTACCTGTGCCGCCCGCGCTCCAACCTGCTGCCGGTGAAGCTGGACGGCGTGACCAAGGAGCTCCTCTGGTACGGCGCCCGCGCGGGCGCCATCACGCTGGCCTGTCCCGACGAGTGGCTTTCGGAGGACGACGCGGAAGCCGTGGCGGCGGAGCTCGACAACAAGTTCTCGGGCGTCAACCGGGGACTGTTCTCCAACAACTCGACAGTGACCCAGGCGGTGGCCACGAGGGCCATGGAGCAGATGGAGCGGCTGATGGTGGAGCGGCAGCGGACCTTCGAGCTCCTGGAGCAACGCTACCGGACCCTCAAGGACGAGCTCGGGAGGATGGAGACCGATCTCGTGACCGTGGAGCCGTTCCAGGGCGGCTTCTTCTGTTTCATCACCCTGCGGCCGGAGTCGGGGCTCAGGGCCACGGACGTCGCCAACCACTTGCTGGACGAGCACGGCGTGGGCACCGTGCCGTTCGACACGGACAGCATGAACGGGCTCCGGATCGCCTTCTGCAGCGTCGAGAGCGCCGACCTGCCGGAGCTGTGCCGGAGACTGTCGCAGACGGTGAACGAGTTGGCGGAGAGGAGACAGGCTCATGGGCAGGCTTGA
- a CDS encoding DUF3179 domain-containing (seleno)protein: protein MVATALTALAATAAAQPIGWQAVPRDAFPVFDDPKMLSAAEAEKQEVIFDRDVIIGVAHNGEAKAYPITIMGVHELGNDTIGGVPIAVSWUPLCQTSIVYRRKLDDKVLSFGHAGILFENSFIMYDRETESLWVHVTGEAAHGPLKGKKLDFMPSTVTTWANWKKNYPLTQVLPGYRRGGFMGTYVGPFQSDILGLAVLVKLKAKLYPYGVLERQNLVNDEFNDAKVVVYYSPDDATGTAWRRELDGRVLTFEQSERKDAQGNVLLRDKETGSLWSWLRGEAVEGELKGRKLRQLLYNPILNDRFVAFYPGAPIFDTAN from the coding sequence ATGGTCGCCACGGCCTTGACCGCGCTGGCGGCGACAGCGGCGGCCCAGCCCATCGGCTGGCAGGCGGTGCCGCGGGACGCGTTCCCGGTCTTTGACGATCCGAAGATGCTGAGCGCCGCGGAAGCGGAAAAACAGGAAGTCATCTTCGATCGGGACGTGATCATCGGGGTGGCCCACAACGGCGAGGCCAAGGCCTATCCCATCACCATCATGGGGGTCCACGAGCTGGGCAACGACACCATAGGGGGGGTGCCCATCGCGGTCTCCTGGTGACCGCTGTGCCAAACGTCTATCGTGTATAGACGCAAACTCGACGACAAGGTGCTGAGCTTCGGGCACGCGGGCATTCTCTTCGAAAACTCGTTCATCATGTACGACCGCGAGACCGAGTCGCTGTGGGTTCACGTCACCGGCGAGGCCGCGCACGGCCCGCTCAAGGGCAAGAAGCTCGACTTCATGCCGTCCACGGTCACGACCTGGGCCAACTGGAAAAAGAACTACCCGCTTACCCAGGTGCTGCCGGGTTACCGCCGCGGCGGGTTCATGGGCACCTACGTCGGTCCCTTCCAGAGCGACATCCTGGGACTCGCGGTGTTGGTGAAGCTCAAGGCCAAGCTCTATCCCTACGGGGTATTGGAACGGCAAAACCTCGTCAACGACGAGTTCAACGACGCCAAGGTGGTCGTGTACTACTCGCCGGACGACGCCACGGGCACCGCGTGGCGCCGGGAGCTGGACGGGCGCGTCCTTACCTTCGAACAGTCGGAACGCAAGGACGCCCAGGGCAACGTCCTGTTGCGCGACAAGGAGACCGGGAGCCTGTGGTCGTGGCTGCGGGGCGAAGCGGTGGAGGGGGAGCTCAAGGGGCGGAAACTCCGCCAGCTCTTGTACAATCCCATCCTGAACGACCGGTTCGTCGCGTTCTACCCCGGCGCCCCGATCTTCGACACCGCGAACTAG
- a CDS encoding DUF4115 domain-containing protein yields MSATADYIREAREQKGLTLDQAADATRIPQYYLEILEGGGNDRLVSDRLYMVHFLRTYAAYLEIEVETLAAQFVRENRAVDASPAPPETKPRSRKAATVAVLVVLLVVAAGLYIYDPTLVNVGNLVRTLTERPDVGAPPADAPPEIAVTPSSPAPVATQTPLPSTDQDSVLQPEADETAPAEPGLAGSPPAADPEPAAAPEPSAEPVAAVENAPAVPADPAEAQPETPRELAATPAPERTAAEETAAASETGETAEPRAEQTQPEVATASAEPAEAAPAETEPATTVAASGLEPAPTDGAGATHTLTIVADARSWLRIWVDDKPSRDFMLNPGQSATLSADTGFSITFGNAGGVRLKFNEEELPAVGRSGQVIRNYKLPRPEQANP; encoded by the coding sequence GTGAGCGCCACTGCCGACTATATCCGGGAAGCACGAGAGCAAAAGGGACTGACGCTGGACCAGGCCGCGGATGCGACGCGCATTCCGCAGTACTACCTGGAGATCCTGGAAGGCGGCGGAAACGATCGCCTGGTGTCGGACCGGCTCTACATGGTCCACTTCCTGCGCACCTACGCCGCGTACCTCGAGATCGAGGTGGAGACGCTGGCGGCTCAGTTCGTGCGCGAAAACCGGGCCGTGGACGCCTCGCCCGCGCCTCCCGAGACGAAGCCTCGTTCGAGGAAGGCGGCGACGGTCGCCGTGCTGGTGGTCCTGCTGGTGGTCGCCGCCGGCCTGTACATCTATGATCCCACGTTGGTGAACGTGGGCAATCTTGTCCGCACGCTCACCGAACGTCCGGACGTGGGAGCACCGCCCGCCGACGCCCCGCCGGAAATCGCCGTGACACCCTCCTCACCGGCCCCTGTCGCCACTCAAACGCCTCTGCCGAGCACGGACCAGGACTCGGTGCTGCAACCGGAAGCCGACGAGACCGCGCCCGCCGAACCCGGGTTGGCGGGAAGCCCGCCCGCCGCGGACCCGGAACCCGCCGCCGCGCCGGAGCCGTCCGCTGAACCCGTGGCCGCGGTTGAGAATGCCCCCGCGGTGCCGGCCGATCCCGCCGAGGCTCAGCCGGAGACCCCGCGGGAGCTTGCCGCGACGCCGGCGCCGGAGCGGACTGCGGCGGAGGAGACCGCGGCTGCCTCGGAGACAGGGGAAACCGCCGAGCCACGGGCCGAGCAGACGCAACCCGAGGTTGCGACCGCAAGCGCCGAACCCGCGGAAGCCGCGCCCGCCGAGACGGAGCCTGCAACGACCGTGGCGGCGAGCGGATTGGAGCCGGCGCCAACCGACGGCGCCGGGGCCACGCACACACTCACCATCGTGGCCGACGCCCGTTCCTGGCTGCGCATCTGGGTGGACGACAAACCGTCGCGCGACTTCATGCTAAACCCCGGTCAAAGCGCCACGCTGTCCGCCGACACCGGGTTCAGCATCACCTTCGGAAACGCCGGCGGGGTGCGCCTCAAGTTCAACGAGGAAGAGCTTCCGGCCGTCGGCAGGTCCGGACAGGTGATCCGGAACTACAAGCTGCCGCGCCCCGAGCAGGCAAACCCATGA
- a CDS encoding SDR family NAD(P)-dependent oxidoreductase, translating to MGRLEGKVAIITGASRGIGRAVALAFAREGAVLAVTGARDREALDTVERELSALGTECVARMVDVGQRTEVDGLVREVEERWGRLDILVNNAGVLTLKRFEDITEEQWDETIRVHLKGTFNGMQAVLPIMKRQRSGKIINLTGPAALRPSNGVSDYASAKGGIITLTFNVANEMKPHNIQINCISPIADTRMTDAIADFREREGIPDVRPNPAPAETVAPAFVFFASSDSDYITGEVLGFHRK from the coding sequence ATGGGCAGGCTTGAGGGAAAGGTCGCCATCATCACCGGCGCCAGCCGCGGCATCGGCCGGGCGGTGGCGCTGGCCTTCGCCCGCGAGGGCGCGGTGCTGGCCGTTACCGGCGCCCGCGACCGTGAGGCTCTCGACACCGTGGAGCGCGAGCTGTCGGCGCTGGGAACCGAATGCGTGGCGCGGATGGTGGACGTCGGGCAGCGGACGGAGGTGGACGGGCTGGTGCGGGAGGTGGAGGAACGCTGGGGCCGGCTCGACATCCTCGTCAACAACGCCGGGGTCCTGACGCTCAAGAGGTTCGAGGACATCACCGAGGAACAGTGGGACGAGACCATCCGGGTCCACCTCAAGGGCACCTTCAACGGCATGCAGGCGGTGCTGCCCATCATGAAGCGGCAGCGGTCCGGCAAGATCATCAACCTGACCGGCCCGGCGGCGCTGCGGCCGTCCAACGGCGTATCCGACTACGCCAGCGCCAAGGGCGGCATTATCACGCTGACCTTCAACGTCGCCAACGAGATGAAGCCCCACAACATCCAGATCAACTGCATCTCGCCGATAGCGGACACGCGCATGACCGACGCCATCGCCGACTTCCGCGAGCGCGAGGGAATACCCGATGTGCGGCCCAACCCGGCCCCCGCCGAGACCGTGGCGCCCGCGTTCGTCTTCTTCGCGTCCAGCGACAGCGACTACATCACCGGAGAGGTCCTCGGATTCCACCGCAAGTAG